A window of Clostridium sp. Marseille-P299 contains these coding sequences:
- a CDS encoding DUF134 domain-containing protein encodes MSRNAKCRRICAEFENKNFYSEAGIENYITINVDELEAMRLCDFEGLDQEEAATRMQISRGTFQRILYSGRKKSTQALCTGSSVLIEGGNYEVAKAPCDRSPICKCCMYSMPE; translated from the coding sequence TAGAAATGCGAAGTGTAGAAGGATTTGCGCTGAGTTTGAGAATAAAAATTTTTATTCCGAAGCTGGAATTGAAAATTACATCACAATTAATGTGGATGAGCTAGAGGCAATGCGTTTGTGCGATTTCGAAGGACTAGATCAAGAAGAGGCGGCAACGAGAATGCAGATTTCTCGTGGAACATTCCAACGTATATTATATTCTGGTAGAAAAAAATCAACGCAGGCGTTATGCACTGGCAGTAGTGTTTTGATTGAAGGCGGAAATTACGAGGTAGCAAAGGCTCCTTGTGATAGATCTCCAATCTGTAAATGCTGTATGTATTCCATGCCAGAGTAA